In a single window of the Acipenser ruthenus chromosome 8, fAciRut3.2 maternal haplotype, whole genome shotgun sequence genome:
- the LOC117407481 gene encoding G-protein coupled receptor 183-like codes for MESRQLNEDLNNETSNDSNCDVYICRHTAKFLFPIFYLVVFLVGIFGNVLVLYITFQKQQKVNSTSLYLINLAVSDTLFALALPGRITYYIREFDWPFGDLMCRITTVIFYTNTYVGIAIMTCISIDRYLAMVHPHRLTKLRRVEVVRIICGLVWFLVFCQTAPLLLKEMVRTVDGKETCMEYFNFEASPKLPYLLLLACTISYCIPLVVIVCCYTKINLKLFNSAKHNPITSRSGRNKRATNIILLILITFVLCFSPYHINIMQFMIRKIYYHPTCEELKAFKMSLQVTVSIMNMNCCLDPIIYFFAVKSYKQKLMSLFKTYISTSTFSSKTPSDSSSIS; via the coding sequence ATGGAATCAAGGCAACTAAATGAAGATTTGAATAATGAGACCTCAAATGATAGCAACTGTGATGTGTATATCTGCCGCCACACAGCCAAATTTCTTTTCCCAATTTTTTACCTGGTTGTGTTTCTTGTTGGCATATTTGGAAATGTACTAGTCCTTTACATTACCTTTCAAAAACAGCAAAAGGTCAACTCGACAAGCCTTTACTTAATCAACCTAGCAGTTTCAGACACCTTGTTTGCTCTGGCATTGCCTGGAAGAATAACCTACTACATCAGGGAGTTTGATTGGCCTTTTGGTGATTTAATGTGCAGGATTACCACTGTCATATTTTACACAAACACCTATGTGGGCATCGCAATAATGACTTGCATAAGCATTGACCGCTATCTTGCGATGGTCCACCCCCATCGTCTCACAAAGCTTAGAAGAGTTGAGGTTGTGAGGATAATCTGTGGCCTTGTTTGGTTCTTGGTGTTTTGTCAGACAGCACCTCTGCTCCTCAAGGAAATGGTGAGAACCGTGGATGGCAAGGAAACATGCATGGAGTACTTCAACTTTGAAGCATCTCCAAAACTGCCCTACCTGCTTTTGCTCGCCTGCACCATCAGTTACTGCATTCCTTTGGTGGTCATTGTGTGTTGCTACACAAAAATCAACCTGAAACTGTTCAACTCTGCAAAACACAATCCAATAACCAGCAGATCTGGCCGCAATAAAAGAGCCACCAACATCATACTTCTCATCCTCATTACCTTTGTACTGTGTTTCAGCCCCTACCACATAAACATCATGCAGTTCATGATCAGGAAGATTTATTACCATCCAACCTGTGAGGAACTTAAAGCCTTCAAGATGTCTCTTCAGGTCACAGTGTCCATCATGAACATGAATTGTTGCTTAGATCCAATTATCTACTTTTTTGCTGTGAAAAGCTATAAACAAAAGCTCATGAGCTTGTTCAAGACCTACATTTCCACATCTACTTTTTCATCAAAAACACCTtctgacagcagcagcattagctAA